In Sphingomonas phyllosphaerae, one DNA window encodes the following:
- a CDS encoding PAS domain-containing protein: protein MTDFVLNDPHNPFTEIGGDCADTLRAIDWTNHPLGDPIAWPATLKTAVQIVLASGFPMMVHWGPELFTFYNDAYAPSLGRKHPRHMGQPARDWWSEMWDQLTPVFDQVRAGKTVFVENGRYTPDRDGVPREAFFTHSHSPIWDEDGRVAGIFLVVTETTSEVVARRDRDAANAQQLLLNEELAHRIKNTLSVVQALAQQTLNKVEDQEAVRSFGKRLTALAAAHDVLTRDQWSSAGLGDVAKVALATFGEDRFLLSGPEVIIGPRATLSLSLMLHELATNAAKYGALTAPNGKVAVSWTVTGDQEQDMLCLNWSERGGPPAMEPTRKGFGSRLIRMGLTGSGGVTLSYGPEGLTVEATAPLYQVQEA, encoded by the coding sequence GTGACTGATTTCGTCCTCAACGACCCACATAACCCGTTCACGGAAATCGGCGGCGATTGTGCGGACACCTTGCGGGCGATCGACTGGACCAATCACCCGCTAGGCGATCCGATTGCCTGGCCGGCAACGCTTAAAACGGCGGTCCAGATCGTGCTCGCCTCCGGGTTTCCGATGATGGTGCATTGGGGTCCGGAGCTCTTCACCTTTTACAATGACGCCTATGCGCCGAGTCTCGGCCGCAAGCATCCACGGCATATGGGACAACCGGCGCGCGATTGGTGGTCGGAGATGTGGGACCAGCTGACGCCGGTCTTCGATCAGGTGCGCGCCGGAAAGACGGTGTTTGTCGAGAACGGACGTTACACGCCGGATCGCGACGGCGTGCCGAGAGAAGCGTTCTTCACGCATTCACATAGTCCGATCTGGGATGAGGACGGCCGGGTCGCAGGCATCTTCCTCGTCGTGACGGAAACCACCTCCGAAGTCGTAGCGAGGCGCGATCGCGACGCCGCAAACGCGCAGCAGCTTCTCCTCAACGAGGAATTGGCCCACCGCATCAAGAACACGCTGAGCGTGGTGCAAGCGCTCGCGCAACAGACGTTGAACAAGGTTGAGGATCAAGAGGCCGTTCGCTCGTTCGGGAAGCGGTTGACTGCTCTTGCCGCAGCGCACGACGTGCTGACGCGGGATCAATGGTCGAGCGCAGGTTTGGGCGACGTCGCAAAGGTAGCCTTGGCAACCTTCGGCGAAGATCGTTTCCTGCTGTCCGGCCCCGAGGTGATTATCGGTCCGAGGGCCACCTTGTCGTTGTCGCTGATGCTGCATGAACTGGCCACCAACGCCGCCAAATACGGCGCGCTCACGGCGCCTAATGGCAAAGTGGCGGTATCGTGGACCGTCACCGGTGATCAAGAGCAGGACATGCTGTGTCTGAACTGGTCGGAGCGCGGCGGACCGCCAGCGATGGAGCCGACGCGCAAAGGGTTTGGCTCGCGCCTGATCCGCATGGGACTAACTGGCTCCGGGGGCGTTACGCTTTCCTATGGACCGGAAGGTTTGACCGTAGAGGCGACTGCACCGCTGTATCAGGTGCAAGAGGCGTAA
- a CDS encoding response regulator has translation MLIVEDEPILRIDAISMVEDAGFEAVEAMSSADAITLLEERLDIRLVYMDLDMPRSRKGIEIAAAIRKRWPPIEIILTAAYFTRESVSLPERAEFYPKPIDRFEIVDAMRRLMERPIAEAGAPGL, from the coding sequence GTGCTGATCGTCGAGGACGAGCCGATCTTGCGAATCGACGCGATCAGCATGGTCGAGGATGCCGGCTTCGAAGCGGTGGAAGCGATGAGCAGCGCCGACGCGATCACTCTTCTGGAAGAGCGGCTGGATATCCGTCTGGTCTACATGGACCTCGACATGCCGCGCAGTCGCAAAGGGATCGAGATTGCTGCGGCGATCAGGAAGCGCTGGCCACCGATCGAGATCATCCTGACCGCCGCCTACTTCACGCGCGAAAGCGTGTCGCTCCCGGAGCGTGCGGAATTCTATCCCAAGCCAATCGACCGCTTTGAAATTGTCGATGCGATGCGACGATTGATGGAGCGCCCGATTGCCGAGGCAGGAGCGCCGGGGCTTTGA
- a CDS encoding methyl-accepting chemotaxis protein, with protein MIAWFRNNAPIRVKFRVVVAFQILVAALSLSLIYMAAMSPATEVWSIMLGGSALASLPVLLTWYSGKLISDPYVTTVVRMEALAAGDLDADILFSDHRDCVGRMSRAMRVFRDNAETIQRATADSQAMVEALGSGLGRMAAGDLTLQIDAPLAAQFETVRHDFNAAMTAMASTLNNVSVVADGDRGDPHPGVGSAGSGNGGRALHACR; from the coding sequence ATGATTGCCTGGTTCCGAAACAACGCCCCGATCCGTGTCAAATTTCGTGTAGTCGTCGCCTTTCAGATCCTCGTCGCGGCGCTGAGCCTGAGCCTGATCTACATGGCGGCGATGTCGCCGGCGACCGAGGTGTGGAGCATCATGCTGGGCGGCTCGGCGCTGGCGTCGTTGCCGGTTCTGCTGACCTGGTACAGCGGCAAGCTGATCAGCGATCCCTACGTCACAACCGTGGTGCGGATGGAAGCGCTCGCGGCGGGCGATCTCGACGCCGACATCCTGTTCTCCGATCACCGCGACTGTGTCGGGCGTATGAGCCGGGCGATGCGGGTCTTCCGCGACAATGCCGAGACGATCCAACGCGCCACCGCGGACTCGCAGGCGATGGTCGAGGCTTTGGGCTCCGGGCTCGGACGGATGGCGGCGGGCGACCTGACGCTACAGATCGACGCGCCGCTTGCTGCGCAATTCGAGACGGTCCGCCACGACTTCAACGCCGCGATGACGGCAATGGCCTCGACGCTGAACAATGTGTCGGTGGTTGCGGACGGCGACCGCGGCGACCCGCACCCTGGCGTCGGAAGCGCAGGATCTGGCAACGGAGGTCGCGCGCTTCACGCTTGCCGGTAA
- a CDS encoding globin family protein → MTGDQIELVQESFAHVLPAAAGAAHTFYDRLFTLAPETRALFHGDIDDQGRKLFLTLAAVVDALDQFDKVVPVARALAIRHVGYGVEERHYSIVGVALIETLRGALGARFDPETEAAWASAYAILSSVMISAANETASVKQDVAA, encoded by the coding sequence ATGACCGGCGATCAGATTGAGTTGGTTCAGGAAAGCTTCGCCCACGTGCTGCCAGCGGCCGCCGGCGCAGCACACACTTTCTATGATCGGCTGTTCACGCTGGCGCCGGAAACGCGCGCGCTGTTCCACGGCGATATCGACGATCAAGGTCGCAAGCTGTTTCTCACGCTCGCAGCCGTCGTCGATGCGCTCGATCAATTCGACAAGGTGGTGCCGGTCGCCCGGGCGCTGGCCATCAGGCATGTCGGTTATGGTGTCGAGGAGCGGCATTACTCGATCGTCGGCGTGGCGCTCATCGAGACGCTGCGCGGGGCGCTGGGTGCGCGCTTTGACCCCGAGACTGAGGCCGCATGGGCCAGCGCCTATGCCATCCTCTCGAGTGTCATGATCTCGGCCGCAAACGAAACGGCGTCAGTCAAGCAGGACGTGGCAGCGTGA
- a CDS encoding tyrosine-type recombinase/integrase: MDPAFRELRPWNEGRLIGAKRALKQQQVWAIRFWLDQHKRLRDRALFDFAIDSKLRGCDVVRVRIGDVVSGGRVRARAVVVQQKTRRPVQFELMDTARKTMRAWLERRGGTLNDFVFPSRNDYMAHMSTRQYARLVHEWVVGIGLPAQDYGTHSLRRTKASIIYKATGNLRAVQILLGHAKIDSTVRYLGVDVEDALELAERTEV; the protein is encoded by the coding sequence ATGGATCCCGCCTTTCGCGAACTTCGACCTTGGAACGAAGGCCGGCTAATTGGTGCGAAGCGCGCGCTGAAACAGCAACAGGTATGGGCCATTCGCTTCTGGCTCGACCAGCATAAACGACTGCGCGACCGAGCGCTGTTCGACTTTGCGATCGACAGCAAGCTGCGCGGTTGTGATGTGGTCAGGGTGCGGATCGGAGATGTAGTTTCTGGCGGGCGCGTCCGAGCCCGCGCTGTCGTGGTTCAGCAGAAGACCAGACGGCCGGTCCAGTTCGAACTGATGGACACTGCACGAAAGACGATGCGGGCATGGCTGGAGCGTCGCGGCGGAACCTTGAACGACTTCGTCTTTCCAAGCCGAAACGACTACATGGCCCATATGAGCACGCGGCAATATGCCCGCCTCGTGCACGAGTGGGTCGTCGGCATCGGCCTTCCGGCTCAAGATTACGGGACGCACTCGCTTCGGCGCACGAAAGCGTCGATCATCTACAAGGCGACCGGCAACCTCCGCGCCGTTCAGATCCTCCTCGGCCATGCCAAGATCGACAGCACAGTGCGCTACTTGGGCGTCGACGTTGAGGACGCTTTGGAACTGGCCGAACGCACTGAGGTCTGA
- a CDS encoding sodium:calcium antiporter: protein MFDGLSLPVLLAIFAACAGVIWIAGVKLADTTDILSSRLDLGKALGGIIVLAVATNLPELAITVSAAMAGNLGVAVGNILGGIAIQTVVLVAMDIAMKEKVPLTYRAASLTLVVEAMLVVAVLIVSIMATQLPGTLIAARLTPGAVLIAVLWVIGVWLSSQASKGLPWHDTSGTAPDGQEEPKGHSQAKKDDASGRQGESTIRVALVFGAAALATLAAGVLLERSGDAIAHHVGLSGVLFGATILAAATSLPELSTGITSVRMKDYQLAVSDIFGGNAFLPVLFLLAVIISGKAVLPDAKASDIYLAGLGVLLTCVYAAGLIFRPQRQIWRMGVDSFAVLTLYALGVGGLFAISTAHGG from the coding sequence ATGTTCGATGGACTTAGCCTGCCGGTCCTGCTCGCGATCTTTGCCGCGTGCGCGGGGGTGATCTGGATCGCGGGGGTGAAGCTCGCGGACACGACCGACATCCTGTCCTCGAGGCTGGATCTGGGCAAGGCGCTTGGCGGCATCATCGTGCTCGCGGTAGCCACCAACCTGCCCGAGCTCGCGATCACCGTCAGCGCGGCCATGGCGGGCAATCTGGGTGTGGCGGTCGGCAACATCCTCGGCGGCATCGCCATTCAGACGGTTGTGCTGGTGGCAATGGACATCGCCATGAAGGAGAAAGTGCCTCTGACCTACCGCGCTGCCAGCCTCACACTGGTCGTGGAGGCAATGCTGGTCGTGGCGGTCTTGATCGTGTCGATCATGGCGACCCAGTTGCCCGGCACGCTGATTGCGGCGCGCCTGACCCCTGGCGCGGTCCTGATCGCGGTCTTGTGGGTGATCGGCGTGTGGCTCTCCAGCCAAGCCAGCAAGGGGCTGCCGTGGCATGATACGAGCGGCACGGCGCCTGATGGTCAGGAAGAGCCCAAGGGGCATTCGCAGGCAAAGAAGGACGACGCGTCAGGGCGGCAGGGCGAGAGTACGATCCGTGTAGCTCTGGTGTTCGGTGCGGCGGCACTGGCGACGCTGGCAGCCGGTGTGCTGCTCGAGCGGAGCGGCGATGCTATCGCCCATCACGTCGGTCTCAGCGGCGTCCTGTTTGGTGCGACGATCCTTGCGGCCGCCACCTCACTGCCCGAGCTTTCGACCGGCATCACCTCGGTACGGATGAAGGACTATCAGCTCGCCGTCAGCGACATCTTTGGCGGAAACGCGTTCCTTCCTGTCCTCTTCCTCCTTGCAGTGATCATCTCCGGCAAGGCGGTGCTGCCGGATGCGAAAGCGAGCGACATATATCTGGCGGGTCTCGGCGTGCTTCTGACCTGCGTCTATGCCGCTGGCCTGATTTTCCGGCCCCAGCGGCAGATCTGGCGGATGGGAGTCGACTCCTTTGCCGTTCTCACCCTCTATGCTCTTGGAGTCGGCGGCCTATTCGCAATTTCGACCGCCCACGGCGGCTAG
- a CDS encoding Crp/Fnr family transcriptional regulator — translation MDDRASTADGTHRPNALPCEANALLRLLNDADRAALAPHLELVPFRNGDMIARAGDEADSICFPLTGIAAVLDSLEGDRRYAVALVGSEGFIGWHLLLGNSRWPHDVVMRAEHGMAMRLSAQALDEVMAEHPEIRTVLLRFVDVVMTQMARTIVSSLAHSIERRMARWILLYHDRVCDDDICMTHEEFRLMLGVRRSSVTDALHKLEEDEAIRSVRGRVIVRDRERLLRLAGDTYGFAEAEYRRLLGN, via the coding sequence ATGGATGATCGGGCTTCAACGGCGGATGGTACGCACAGGCCAAATGCACTGCCATGTGAGGCGAATGCACTGTTGCGTCTTTTGAACGACGCTGATCGCGCTGCCCTTGCTCCCCATTTGGAGCTGGTGCCGTTCCGCAACGGCGACATGATCGCGCGGGCCGGCGACGAGGCGGACAGTATCTGCTTCCCATTGACCGGCATCGCTGCCGTATTGGACTCGCTGGAAGGCGATCGCCGGTACGCCGTCGCGTTGGTCGGAAGTGAGGGCTTCATCGGCTGGCATCTGCTGCTGGGTAACAGTCGATGGCCCCATGATGTGGTCATGAGGGCCGAGCACGGCATGGCGATGAGGCTATCCGCCCAAGCGTTGGATGAGGTCATGGCGGAACACCCGGAGATCAGGACTGTCCTGCTCCGCTTCGTCGACGTAGTCATGACGCAGATGGCCAGGACGATCGTCTCGTCGCTCGCACATTCGATCGAGCGCCGGATGGCCCGCTGGATCCTGCTCTATCATGACCGCGTATGCGATGACGACATCTGCATGACGCACGAGGAGTTCAGGCTCATGCTCGGCGTCCGTCGCAGCAGCGTCACCGATGCGCTTCATAAACTCGAGGAGGACGAGGCCATCCGCTCGGTGCGCGGGCGCGTCATCGTCCGCGACAGGGAGCGGCTGCTGCGCCTGGCTGGTGACACCTATGGTTTTGCCGAGGCAGAATACCGACGCCTGCTCGGCAACTGA
- a CDS encoding alpha/beta hydrolase: MLIAASTVIAGVPALAQSARSITAPPPPPPPATSVQPPKAAPDMQSVLDALASLGGKPIETLTPAEARMQPSAADGAKAAMQKKGMSTAPDPSVTTQDLPYGSDPKQFARIYKPVGAPAGGKPMPVVVYYHGGGWVIADVATYDAAPRAMAKALNAIVVSVEYRHAPEFKFPAQHDDAAAAYRWTLQNAASWGGDPARIATVGESAGGNLAVATAIYARDNGLTMPRHIVSVYPIAKSSMTLPSRKDSANAKPLNAAMLPWFGYYYQTSKADAQDPRLNLVAANLRGLPPTTIINAQIDPLRSDGETLAAAMRAAGDKVEQKIFPGVTHEFFGMAKVVTGAKQANDLAVARLRAAFAAPAPRR; encoded by the coding sequence ATGCTGATCGCTGCGTCGACCGTGATCGCAGGCGTTCCGGCTCTGGCCCAGTCGGCACGCTCGATCACGGCCCCACCTCCGCCGCCGCCGCCCGCGACATCCGTGCAGCCCCCCAAGGCCGCACCCGACATGCAGTCGGTCCTGGACGCGCTCGCGTCGCTCGGTGGCAAGCCGATCGAGACGCTCACGCCTGCGGAAGCCCGCATGCAGCCCTCGGCCGCGGACGGCGCCAAGGCGGCGATGCAGAAGAAGGGAATGTCGACCGCACCTGATCCGTCGGTGACTACGCAGGACCTGCCGTACGGCAGCGACCCAAAGCAGTTCGCGCGCATCTACAAGCCGGTCGGTGCACCCGCCGGTGGCAAGCCCATGCCGGTCGTCGTCTACTACCACGGCGGCGGCTGGGTCATCGCCGATGTGGCGACCTACGACGCGGCTCCGCGGGCGATGGCCAAGGCGTTAAACGCGATCGTCGTCTCGGTCGAATACCGCCATGCCCCCGAGTTCAAGTTCCCGGCGCAGCATGATGATGCGGCTGCGGCCTATCGCTGGACGCTACAAAACGCGGCGAGCTGGGGCGGCGATCCCGCACGGATCGCAACGGTCGGCGAGAGCGCCGGCGGCAACCTCGCAGTCGCGACCGCGATCTACGCGCGCGACAACGGCCTGACGATGCCGCGACACATCGTATCTGTCTATCCGATCGCGAAAAGCAGCATGACGCTGCCGTCGCGGAAGGATTCGGCGAACGCGAAGCCGCTCAATGCCGCGATGCTGCCGTGGTTCGGCTATTACTACCAGACGAGTAAGGCGGATGCGCAGGATCCGCGCCTGAACCTGGTCGCGGCAAACCTGCGTGGTCTGCCGCCGACGACGATCATCAACGCGCAGATCGATCCGCTGCGCTCGGATGGCGAGACGTTGGCGGCCGCGATGCGGGCGGCCGGCGACAAGGTCGAGCAGAAGATCTTCCCGGGCGTCACCCATGAGTTCTTCGGCATGGCCAAGGTCGTGACCGGTGCCAAGCAGGCGAATGACCTCGCGGTTGCTCGGCTGCGGGCAGCGTTCGCAGCGCCTGCGCCCCGGCGCTGA
- a CDS encoding catalase family protein: MTQAPIRYSPDVEDVKPEEAETIAELKQTFDKILETTAEDYSHAVRSVHAKAHGFLEGVLTVHDGLPPELAQGLFATPGEHKVVMRFSTNAGDILPDTISLPRGLALKVMDVEGERLPGADGRTQDFVMVNGPVFQNKTAGQFLGNLKLLAGTTDKLEGTKEAMSKVLRGVNTVLSAVGIESPKVQTLGGGPNSDPLGETYFSVTPFRYGDYIAKFAIFPVSKDLTDQTGTTIDASTRPDALRDVIRSEAQVLEMEWEVRVQLCRDLEEQPVEDPTIEWKQDDAPFQTVATIRVARQDSLSEDKVQRINEEMRFSIWTGLAAHRPLGNINRARNETYRHSADFRARVNGCPYHEPAGGRA, from the coding sequence ATGACCCAAGCACCTATCCGCTACTCGCCCGACGTCGAGGACGTGAAGCCGGAAGAAGCCGAGACGATCGCAGAGCTCAAACAGACGTTCGACAAGATTCTCGAGACGACAGCGGAGGATTACAGTCACGCGGTCCGTTCGGTGCACGCCAAGGCGCACGGCTTCCTCGAGGGGGTGCTGACCGTCCATGACGGCCTTCCCCCCGAGCTGGCCCAAGGCCTGTTCGCCACTCCGGGCGAGCACAAGGTCGTCATGCGCTTCTCGACCAACGCGGGCGACATCCTGCCGGACACCATCAGCCTGCCGCGCGGTCTGGCGCTGAAGGTCATGGACGTCGAGGGCGAACGCCTGCCCGGTGCCGACGGACGGACGCAGGACTTCGTCATGGTCAACGGCCCGGTCTTCCAGAACAAGACCGCCGGCCAGTTCCTGGGCAACCTGAAGCTCCTGGCCGGCACCACCGACAAGCTCGAGGGCACCAAGGAGGCGATGTCGAAAGTGCTGCGCGGCGTGAACACCGTGCTGAGTGCGGTCGGGATCGAGAGCCCGAAGGTGCAGACGCTTGGCGGAGGACCCAACTCCGATCCGCTTGGCGAGACCTACTTCAGCGTTACGCCGTTCCGCTATGGCGACTATATCGCCAAGTTTGCCATCTTCCCGGTGTCGAAGGACCTGACCGATCAGACCGGCACCACGATCGACGCCAGCACCCGCCCCGATGCGCTGCGGGACGTCATCCGGTCGGAGGCCCAGGTACTCGAGATGGAATGGGAGGTGCGGGTCCAACTCTGTCGCGACCTCGAGGAGCAACCAGTCGAAGATCCGACCATCGAGTGGAAGCAGGACGATGCGCCCTTCCAGACCGTAGCGACCATTCGAGTGGCAAGGCAGGACAGCCTAAGCGAGGACAAGGTCCAGAGGATCAACGAGGAGATGCGCTTCTCGATCTGGACCGGGCTTGCCGCACACCGGCCTCTCGGGAACATCAACCGCGCCCGCAACGAGACCTACCGCCACTCCGCCGACTTCCGTGCTCGCGTGAACGGCTGCCCCTACCACGAGCCTGCTGGCGGTCGTGCCTAA